In one window of Vallitalea okinawensis DNA:
- a CDS encoding site-specific integrase encodes MCGKPFVLFLLVALGSGLRLGELLALKWADTDFEDRTLSITKAIKQVTKIGKDGTRKWINIEQTPKTESSIRTIPLPTNIINELVLHKERQDQEKLNNEELYQDNNLVFCTELGNIIDTRNLTRAYTRALKRANIEYKKFHSLRHTYATRLFENDVSIKTVQSLMGHKDITTTMNIYTHVMPEKMAIDVEKINDLFF; translated from the coding sequence TTGTGCGGCAAGCCTTTCGTCCTTTTCCTCTTAGTGGCATTAGGATCTGGATTAAGGTTAGGTGAGTTGTTAGCCTTAAAATGGGCTGATACTGACTTTGAAGATAGAACACTTTCTATTACCAAAGCAATAAAGCAGGTAACTAAAATAGGAAAAGACGGCACTCGGAAATGGATTAATATAGAGCAAACACCTAAAACAGAAAGTAGTATTAGAACTATTCCATTACCAACTAATATAATTAATGAATTAGTGCTACACAAAGAACGACAAGATCAAGAAAAACTAAATAATGAAGAACTGTATCAAGACAATAATCTTGTTTTTTGTACAGAGCTAGGAAATATAATCGATACCCGCAACTTAACACGTGCTTATACCAGAGCCTTAAAGCGAGCTAATATCGAATATAAGAAGTTCCATTCCCTAAGACATACTTATGCAACTAGATTATTTGAGAATGATGTATCAATAAAAACAGTACAATCGTTAATGGGTCACAAAGACATTACTACAACCATGAATATTTATACTCATGTAATGCCAGAAAAGATGGCAATAGATGTTGAAAAAATTAATGATTTATTTTTTTAA
- a CDS encoding NlpC/P60 family protein encodes MSKVAKLIFILVAVFVVVYFMDLGDALGDDLTNEPDTDYEVVTSINYINESKLEADLIDLENYAKVLSDSVFQFGTTQSKIKYFWNGKATDIDPNTGLDRRFGQLREEDYEGTISYKPYGLDCSGFITYLFWLSGVKDFPDGSYNQYNSCSVKGAITGDLQDNVQNGTLIFRTSDGTTDPSKIDHVAIVLIDRTINQYYIYESAGGIGVRKTLLTDTTTNWVLKGTTSRIS; translated from the coding sequence TTGAGTAAAGTAGCAAAGTTAATTTTCATATTGGTAGCCGTCTTCGTAGTTGTCTACTTTATGGATTTAGGTGATGCCTTGGGAGATGATTTGACCAATGAACCTGATACAGATTATGAAGTTGTCACATCTATCAATTACATAAACGAGTCTAAGCTTGAAGCTGATTTAATTGACTTAGAAAATTATGCAAAAGTCCTTTCAGACAGCGTTTTTCAATTCGGTACGACTCAATCAAAAATAAAGTACTTTTGGAATGGTAAAGCAACAGACATAGACCCTAACACTGGATTAGATAGACGTTTCGGGCAACTTAGGGAGGAAGATTATGAAGGTACTATTTCATACAAGCCATATGGACTAGATTGCTCGGGATTCATCACTTATCTATTTTGGTTAAGTGGTGTAAAGGACTTTCCCGACGGTTCATATAACCAATATAATTCCTGTTCGGTAAAGGGTGCTATAACAGGAGATTTACAAGACAATGTACAGAATGGCACGTTAATTTTTAGGACAAGCGACGGCACAACAGACCCATCAAAGATAGATCATGTCGCCATAGTTCTGATAGATAGAACTATCAATCAATATTACATATATGAAAGTGCTGGGGGTATCGGAGTAAGAAAGACCTTACTGACAGATACAACTACCAATTGGGTATTAAAAGGCACAACGTCAAGAATTAGTTAG
- a CDS encoding helix-turn-helix domain-containing protein: MYNKFGERLKGAIKKAGYTNAKATQELGLSKNTISNYINKNVPETVVAVHKLAELCNVTVDYLLTGKENKSELNDDEKYLIELYRILNNKNKIKAEGELERLNSLQEQQETLDKLSASTTSKTKDKAG; this comes from the coding sequence ATGTACAATAAATTCGGTGAAAGACTTAAGGGTGCAATAAAAAAAGCTGGATACACTAATGCTAAAGCTACTCAAGAACTAGGATTATCTAAAAATACAATTTCAAATTACATTAATAAAAATGTGCCCGAAACTGTGGTAGCAGTGCATAAATTAGCTGAATTATGTAATGTTACAGTTGATTATTTATTAACAGGTAAAGAAAATAAATCAGAATTAAATGATGATGAAAAATACTTAATTGAATTATATAGAATATTGAATAACAAAAATAAAATTAAAGCTGAAGGTGAATTAGAAAGATTAAATTCACTGCAAGAGCAGCAGGAAACTTTGGACAAATTATCAGCTTCGACAACTTCAAAAACAAAAGATAAAGCAGGATAA
- a CDS encoding DUF4145 domain-containing protein: MNCPHCKKDIHLVKTENCCHEIKSQVGYNSGVGCGTASGVCPACNKLIVFYVEGRLMLDDEFCDYYMQEPYDTEQIIYPDNVSNVTLPDEVPPEYKKDFDEAAKVLLLSPKASAALSRRCLQNFLHNHLKIKKRSLASEIEEFICLNNIPSYIAEAVDAVRNIGNFAAHPLKDTNTGEIVDVESGEAEWLLEVLQTLFDFYFVLPKLHMERIEKLNSKLKSLGKPEMKSTSK; the protein is encoded by the coding sequence GTGAATTGTCCACATTGCAAGAAAGATATACATTTGGTTAAAACAGAAAATTGTTGTCATGAGATCAAAAGTCAAGTTGGGTACAATTCAGGCGTTGGCTGTGGTACAGCATCAGGAGTTTGCCCTGCATGTAATAAATTAATAGTATTCTATGTTGAAGGCAGACTAATGCTTGATGATGAATTTTGTGATTATTATATGCAAGAACCCTATGATACCGAACAAATAATTTATCCAGATAATGTATCGAATGTTACATTACCTGACGAAGTACCTCCAGAATATAAAAAAGATTTTGATGAAGCTGCCAAAGTATTATTATTGAGTCCAAAAGCCAGCGCTGCACTTAGTAGACGATGCTTACAAAACTTCTTACATAATCATTTAAAAATTAAAAAAAGGAGTTTAGCTTCTGAAATAGAAGAGTTTATTTGCTTGAACAATATTCCAAGCTACATAGCTGAAGCTGTAGACGCGGTGAGAAATATTGGTAATTTTGCTGCTCATCCTTTAAAAGATACTAATACTGGTGAGATAGTTGATGTAGAATCAGGTGAAGCAGAATGGTTACTTGAAGTGTTACAAACCTTGTTCGACTTTTATTTTGTACTTCCAAAACTCCATATGGAACGAATAGAGAAATTAAATTCAAAATTAAAATCCTTAGGTAAACCAGAAATGAAAAGCACAAGTAAATAG
- a CDS encoding abortive infection family protein: MIEKKEKLLELIEVFNRFRLCGPSDDPDEQTGVVYSLKDLIKKFKYYGKYINNVELRNGLLSIDDAIEDIYDAYDAYSDLSNIVEELESYLDSSENTITYEFLNPFEWVQLIESIACELQKTMITTDINTFLITYNITFLPQDTVQSKRTYVKSILQNVQDQKTVIKIAEDLGLRQKNQLVQELELKKINNNYINQQIMKCNKKIQNGDYDGAITNARTLIETVCLHILDESNVEYKDDGNLMKLHKSVAKILNMLPQNYQEDSLKQICSGFISIVNGISCIRNDLSDAHGRGKLNNYKVESRHAILAVNSSKTITEFLLASWLQNINNDKNIN; this comes from the coding sequence ATGATAGAAAAAAAAGAAAAATTATTAGAACTAATTGAAGTTTTTAATCGCTTTAGATTGTGTGGCCCTAGCGATGATCCTGATGAGCAAACAGGGGTTGTATATAGTCTCAAGGATTTAATAAAAAAATTTAAATACTATGGAAAGTATATAAATAATGTTGAGTTAAGGAATGGCTTACTATCCATTGATGATGCAATAGAAGATATTTATGACGCCTATGATGCTTATAGTGATTTAAGCAATATTGTGGAAGAATTAGAAAGTTATCTTGATTCCTCCGAAAATACCATTACCTATGAGTTTCTTAATCCATTTGAATGGGTTCAACTTATTGAATCAATAGCATGTGAACTACAAAAAACAATGATAACTACCGATATAAATACCTTTTTGATTACATATAATATTACTTTTTTACCCCAGGATACTGTGCAAAGTAAAAGAACATACGTGAAAAGTATTCTTCAAAACGTTCAAGATCAGAAAACCGTTATAAAAATAGCTGAAGATTTAGGTCTCAGACAAAAAAATCAGCTAGTACAAGAACTGGAATTAAAAAAAATTAACAATAACTATATTAATCAGCAAATAATGAAATGTAATAAAAAAATACAGAATGGGGATTATGATGGAGCTATTACTAATGCTCGTACACTGATTGAAACTGTTTGCTTACATATTCTTGATGAGAGTAATGTGGAATATAAAGATGATGGTAATTTAATGAAACTACATAAGTCAGTAGCAAAAATACTAAACATGCTACCTCAAAATTATCAAGAAGATAGCTTAAAACAAATATGTTCTGGTTTTATTAGTATTGTTAATGGTATTTCATGTATTAGAAATGATTTAAGTGATGCTCATGGTAGAGGTAAGCTAAATAATTACAAAGTTGAGAGCAGGCATGCAATATTAGCAGTTAATTCATCAAAAACAATTACAGAATTTCTATTAGCTAGTTGGTTGCAGAATATAAATAATGATAAAAATATAAATTAA
- a CDS encoding ATP-binding protein, which translates to MSKFIAYSNVDGKFELSTFENWEFTKDNEKLYTLGQAFCNKFLSGQTIEGLLINGDPGVGKSYFAYAVVNEMYKNNRTAIAISVENLLGMIKETFNSSGKVGEMSIINTLREASLIVLDDLGVEVKTEWSTKTLYKVIEAINSANKKLIITTNMTTEQLKQHLLSSDGVARTFNRIQEMCVPMTVKGDSWRTKGVRERKTNFFKDLGVI; encoded by the coding sequence ATGTCAAAGTTTATAGCATACAGTAATGTTGATGGTAAGTTTGAGTTATCTACGTTTGAAAATTGGGAATTTACGAAAGATAACGAAAAATTATACACTTTAGGGCAAGCTTTTTGTAATAAATTTTTAAGTGGACAAACAATCGAGGGACTATTAATCAACGGTGATCCTGGTGTTGGTAAATCATATTTTGCATATGCTGTTGTTAATGAAATGTATAAAAATAATAGGACTGCAATAGCTATCAGTGTTGAAAACCTGCTTGGTATGATTAAAGAAACATTTAATAGTAGTGGCAAAGTAGGAGAAATGTCAATCATTAATACTCTTAGAGAAGCAAGTTTAATAGTGTTAGATGATTTAGGAGTAGAGGTAAAAACAGAATGGTCCACTAAAACTTTGTACAAGGTAATTGAAGCAATTAACTCTGCAAATAAGAAACTTATAATTACAACCAATATGACTACTGAACAGCTTAAGCAACATCTTTTATCATCAGATGGAGTAGCTAGAACATTTAACAGAATACAAGAAATGTGCGTTCCTATGACTGTTAAAGGTGATAGTTGGAGGACAAAAGGTGTAAGAGAGAGAAAAACTAATTTCTTTAAAGATTTGGGTGTGATTTAG
- a CDS encoding P-loop NTPase fold protein: MNHFRQAILTNSIGNNLLIIILACIILLIISTNLYDEKPHKTRVEIIMVIGLLYWLSLSPAFKIPENIIIFINHLLPIAIGTILYLAQKYKTSIKEEINKALKIILYISILNILQIETINGGIKTFTDSQSLTFIFISIYIFLLFSVLLNEIFLHEESEHRTKDEEEDNEDKDKLYPWRKSQLDQIFNILNNLNHNNNEFCIGIVGKWGLGKSYLIDSFKGEIANKNYTYEIIEINAFFLEDKRNMIQKLENQLRIIFDKYNIYSGIGSDLSQYISSAKDLIGDDKKKYIFDKIMSSFITPNSFKVLKNRLENTIMQLKIENKMKGIIVIIDDLDRCNEDIITDTLRFIKEILNLSCIIPILVYDEDYISTVGQFSREFMSKYVSELIHIDSGSFISILEFHLQEYSLHKYKNEIIKTFKTIISSLESSYKIKIKYDLENSNVKDAIEYINKADDTFRLEYDFISIFNNSRNINKILHEINYMIKEHTIETNTEYDLVKIFIYAATIKVIFRKEWNIIEDNYGDFIELYHKISIEENYIYINKCKHILSNPVLKLLINEVSMLRVINEKIPLSFRSTNSTDNMLKNEILRLRNLIYTPKAISPVSSEKEWLLKVIKNKKDIDYERFVFTVRFYINHNDRDIFNNINQANLVELLLNTFNSLTNSNDDISRQKRLLIDTLFDYGFKDTLFKDMLIELMKCNNSEFRSRIELLMISKSDEKITMLKNIAFALDFKSTYEIEEDEFGIRQLQLLISHINNHLMHLEFDSIKNVIKKYKTDIENVLQYIEKNDLPLLCDIEKRYNDSINNKTQNQFSPSKEFVDNFCKALKEDNIPKIRELDKDFLHYPSYIIEDVNLQRSILEYVNSSNSTSD, from the coding sequence ATGAATCATTTTAGACAAGCAATTTTAACTAATAGCATAGGCAATAACTTGTTAATAATAATATTGGCTTGTATTATTTTGCTAATTATTTCAACTAATTTATATGATGAAAAACCTCATAAAACCAGAGTAGAGATTATAATGGTTATAGGATTATTATATTGGCTTAGTTTAAGTCCAGCATTCAAAATACCAGAAAATATAATAATATTTATTAATCATTTATTACCAATAGCCATTGGCACAATATTGTATTTAGCACAAAAATATAAAACTTCTATAAAAGAAGAAATAAATAAAGCATTGAAAATAATTTTGTATATCTCAATATTGAATATCCTCCAAATTGAAACAATTAATGGTGGCATTAAGACTTTTACTGATTCTCAAAGTCTTACATTCATTTTTATTAGTATATATATTTTTTTGCTTTTTTCAGTTTTATTAAACGAAATTTTTTTACATGAGGAAAGTGAACATAGAACAAAAGATGAAGAAGAAGATAATGAAGATAAAGATAAGTTATATCCTTGGAGGAAGTCTCAATTAGATCAAATATTTAATATTCTAAACAATCTAAATCATAATAATAACGAATTTTGTATAGGTATTGTAGGAAAATGGGGACTTGGTAAATCTTATCTTATCGATAGTTTCAAAGGTGAAATTGCAAATAAAAATTATACGTATGAAATTATTGAAATAAATGCATTTTTTCTTGAAGATAAAAGAAATATGATTCAAAAATTAGAAAATCAATTAAGGATAATATTTGATAAATATAATATATACAGTGGTATCGGAAGTGATTTAAGCCAATACATATCTTCTGCAAAAGACTTAATAGGTGATGACAAAAAAAAATACATATTTGATAAGATAATGAGTAGTTTTATCACTCCTAATAGTTTCAAAGTTCTAAAAAATAGATTAGAGAATACAATTATGCAATTAAAAATAGAAAACAAAATGAAAGGAATTATAGTTATTATCGATGATCTTGATAGATGCAATGAAGATATTATAACTGATACATTGAGATTCATTAAGGAAATCCTTAATTTAAGTTGCATAATACCTATATTGGTATATGACGAAGACTATATAAGTACAGTAGGTCAATTTTCCAGAGAATTTATGAGTAAATATGTTAGCGAACTTATTCATATAGATTCTGGCTCATTTATTAGTATTTTAGAATTTCATTTACAAGAATATTCTTTACATAAGTATAAAAATGAAATTATTAAAACATTTAAAACTATTATCAGTTCCTTAGAAAGTAGCTATAAAATAAAAATTAAATATGATCTTGAAAATAGTAATGTAAAAGATGCTATAGAGTATATTAATAAAGCTGATGATACTTTTAGATTGGAATATGATTTTATAAGTATTTTTAATAATAGTAGAAATATAAACAAAATATTACATGAAATAAATTATATGATAAAAGAACATACTATTGAGACGAATACAGAATATGATTTAGTTAAAATATTTATATATGCAGCAACAATTAAAGTTATTTTTCGAAAAGAATGGAATATTATTGAAGATAATTATGGTGATTTTATAGAGTTATATCATAAAATATCTATAGAAGAAAATTATATCTACATCAATAAATGCAAGCATATATTATCCAATCCGGTTCTAAAACTGCTAATAAATGAAGTAAGTATGCTTAGGGTTATAAATGAAAAAATCCCATTATCTTTTAGAAGCACTAATAGTACCGATAATATGTTAAAAAATGAAATACTTAGACTTAGAAACCTAATATATACTCCAAAAGCCATATCTCCTGTTAGTTCTGAAAAAGAATGGCTTCTAAAAGTTATTAAGAATAAAAAAGATATAGATTATGAAAGGTTTGTTTTTACTGTACGATTCTATATTAATCATAATGATAGAGATATTTTTAATAATATAAATCAGGCAAATCTAGTTGAATTACTTCTAAATACATTTAACTCTTTAACTAATAGTAATGATGATATTTCAAGACAAAAAAGGCTTTTAATTGACACTTTGTTTGATTACGGATTTAAAGATACATTATTTAAGGATATGTTGATAGAATTAATGAAATGTAACAATTCAGAATTTAGGTCAAGGATAGAATTACTAATGATAAGTAAATCAGATGAAAAAATAACTATGCTAAAAAATATAGCTTTTGCTTTAGATTTTAAAAGTACTTATGAAATAGAGGAAGATGAATTTGGAATAAGACAATTACAATTACTAATATCACATATTAATAATCACTTAATGCATCTTGAATTTGATTCTATAAAAAATGTGATTAAAAAATATAAAACAGATATTGAAAATGTTTTACAATATATTGAAAAAAATGACCTACCTCTACTTTGTGATATCGAAAAAAGATATAATGATAGTATCAATAATAAAACCCAAAACCAATTTAGTCCTTCCAAAGAGTTTGTTGATAATTTCTGTAAAGCTCTTAAAGAAGATAATATTCCTAAAATACGTGAACTAGATAAAGATTTTTTGCATTATCCATCATACATAATAGAAGATGTAAATTTACAGCGCTCCATATTAGAATATGTTAATAGTAGTAATAGTACCTCCGATTAA
- a CDS encoding lactonase family protein, which yields MSLQSFAYVTNVSGANGTVSVIRLSDNIVVQTVPVGGVPFGIAITPNGQFVYVVNSFGSNVSVIQTSDNMVIQNITVGVGPLGIAITPNGQFAYVTNGNDDTVSVIRLSDNMVVQTIAVGDRPFGIAITPSGQFAYVTNQLDGTVSVIRLSDNMVVQTITVGSLPVAIAITPNGQFAYVPNSGSGTVSVIRLSDNMVIQTINVGSTPSGIAITPNGQFAYVPNTSSDTVSVIRISDNMVIQTITVGDAPRGIAITPNGQFAYVANTDDNNVSVIRLSDNMEIQTVTVGNSPLRVAITTITKPLSIPPTLKVTVFNIELTAIVYDNG from the coding sequence ATGTCATTGCAATCTTTTGCATATGTTACTAATGTTAGTGGTGCTAATGGTACAGTATCAGTAATACGATTATCAGACAATATAGTGGTTCAGACTGTGCCTGTCGGAGGTGTTCCCTTTGGAATAGCTATAACTCCAAATGGGCAGTTTGTATATGTCGTCAATTCATTTGGTAGTAATGTCTCTGTAATACAAACCTCAGATAATATGGTTATTCAGAATATCACTGTTGGTGTTGGTCCTTTAGGTATAGCTATAACTCCAAATGGACAATTTGCATATGTTACAAATGGTAACGACGACACTGTATCAGTAATACGATTATCAGATAATATGGTGGTTCAGACTATCGCTGTTGGGGATAGACCATTTGGAATTGCAATAACTCCAAGTGGACAGTTTGCATATGTTACCAATCAGTTGGATGGTACTGTATCGGTAATTCGGCTATCAGATAATATGGTGGTTCAGACTATAACTGTTGGCTCCCTCCCCGTGGCAATTGCGATAACTCCAAATGGACAGTTTGCATATGTTCCGAATTCAGGCTCTGGCACTGTATCAGTAATAAGGTTATCAGATAATATGGTAATTCAGACTATCAATGTTGGCTCAACTCCCTCAGGAATAGCAATAACTCCAAATGGACAGTTTGCATATGTTCCGAATACATCTTCTGACACTGTATCAGTAATACGTATATCAGATAATATGGTGATTCAAACTATCACTGTTGGAGACGCACCTCGAGGAATAGCCATAACTCCGAATGGACAATTTGCATATGTTGCAAATACTGACGATAATAATGTATCAGTAATACGATTATCTGATAATATGGAGATTCAGACTGTAACTGTTGGAAATAGTCCTTTAAGAGTAGCAATAACTACAATTACTAAACCTCTTTCTATACCACCAACGCTTAAAGTAACAGTATTTAATATCGAATTAACAGCTATAGTTTATGATAACGGTTGA